In Croceicoccus sp. Ery15, a genomic segment contains:
- a CDS encoding efflux transporter outer membrane subunit, with protein MRRHTARRLTPIAFLAALAGCAPTLAPIPDTSVVTPPVAWRTHLDARGDVERQWWDAFGDPALSQIVADAQANNPDIAIAAARVREARGQERAARSLLLPTLNATAGISESRSLNAFGSANEGLAAQPLFQAAYEIDLFGLNRAQIDAARANSAATQAAREAATLAVTAATVSGYITLLALDSRLEILREALAARAEALRIARDRAEAGYTSQLELRQAEAEYRAAQQQIPAIEAAIARQENALSQLVGQTPRAVARGGTVADLQAPAIPAVLPSELTRRRPDIAQAEFTLAASDARLRAARAQFLPQLRLAASAGAVLSSNLDDPVGIWSLGGSVLAPLFSGGRLEGQFDAATAQRDQAAFAYQRTVLTAFREVEDQLAVIDRLAQQERALQAQRAAVADALRHATNRYRAGYSPYLEQIDAQRALLSVDLALVQIQSDRLNAHVALYQALGGAPGDSPS; from the coding sequence ATGCGCCGCCACACCGCCCGCCGTTTGACCCCGATCGCCTTCCTTGCCGCTTTGGCCGGATGCGCACCCACGCTTGCGCCAATCCCCGATACCAGCGTGGTGACGCCGCCTGTCGCATGGCGGACGCACCTAGATGCGCGCGGCGATGTAGAGCGGCAGTGGTGGGATGCCTTTGGCGATCCGGCACTTTCGCAAATCGTGGCCGATGCACAGGCCAACAATCCCGATATCGCCATCGCAGCCGCGCGCGTTCGTGAAGCGCGCGGGCAGGAACGCGCCGCGCGCAGCCTGCTGCTCCCCACGCTCAACGCCACGGCGGGGATCAGCGAATCGCGCAGCCTGAACGCCTTTGGCAGCGCCAACGAGGGGCTGGCCGCGCAACCGCTGTTTCAGGCGGCTTACGAGATCGATCTGTTCGGCCTCAACCGGGCACAGATAGATGCCGCGCGCGCCAACAGCGCGGCAACACAGGCAGCGCGGGAAGCCGCCACGCTAGCTGTTACAGCAGCTACGGTATCTGGCTATATCACCCTGCTGGCGCTCGATAGCAGGCTCGAAATTCTGCGGGAGGCGCTTGCCGCGCGCGCCGAGGCGCTGAGGATCGCGCGCGACCGTGCGGAGGCTGGCTATACCTCGCAGCTCGAACTGCGGCAGGCAGAGGCCGAATATCGCGCCGCGCAGCAACAAATTCCCGCGATAGAAGCCGCGATTGCCAGGCAGGAAAACGCGCTGTCGCAGCTGGTCGGGCAAACCCCGCGCGCTGTCGCCCGCGGCGGAACCGTCGCCGATCTGCAAGCACCCGCCATTCCCGCCGTTCTCCCAAGCGAATTGACGCGGCGTCGGCCCGACATTGCTCAGGCGGAATTCACTCTGGCCGCTAGCGACGCCCGCCTGCGCGCGGCGCGGGCGCAGTTTCTTCCGCAACTGCGCCTTGCCGCCTCTGCCGGTGCGGTGCTTTCGTCGAACCTGGACGATCCGGTGGGGATCTGGTCGCTTGGCGGTAGCGTCCTTGCACCCCTGTTCAGCGGTGGCAGGCTGGAAGGGCAGTTCGACGCCGCGACAGCCCAGCGTGATCAGGCCGCCTTCGCCTATCAGCGCACGGTCCTGACGGCATTTCGCGAGGTAGAGGATCAACTGGCCGTGATTGACCGTCTGGCACAGCAGGAGCGCGCCCTGCAGGCCCAGCGCGCAGCCGTGGCCGATGCCCTTCGCCATGCCACCAACCGGTATCGTGCAGGCTATTCGCCCTACCTCGAACAGATCGACGCGCAGCGCGCGCTGCTGTCGGTCGATCTCGCGCTAGTTCAGATCCAGAGCGACCGCCTCAATGCCCATGTCGCGCTATACCAGGCGCTGGGCGGCGCTCCGGGCGACTCGCCGTCATGA
- a CDS encoding MFS transporter yields MTDSALSSGGYVFKPHERPFLAGSPATPDHPTARKVGYLLIGIYLAVLGGFQNGLLLANLTGLQGHLALTTVESGWVTVAYNMTNALMSILLFKLRQQFGIQRFVRIAMGTLLLANFVQLFDAGYEIELVSRGISGIAASGLTTLGIYYLMQGLPSKARIAGVLIGLGLSQIALPLARAISPALVAGGDITHLFDLQFALSLVAFGSVFILPLPPGDIEKAFEKLDLVTFPLLATGMGLLCAFLVQGRIQWWSTPWLGWALAGAMVMIGAAFLIEHNRANPMLHTRWMTSKNILIFAVTGALMRVLLSEQGFGAGGLLATVGMINDQLVTYYWIITGATLLGLVVLIVRLDVSDLQRPSLVALALIAVAAFIDTRAGLLSRPENFYWTQAMMAFAAIYFIGSAMMEGLLRALARGMDYIISFIAVFSLSQTLGGLAGVAGLAAFQTIRTKVHLMEIGRELSLTDPAVAQAIQQRAAAYNATMADPVLRQASGAGQLIQQAGRDAAILAFNDMFFLIGVIASIAFAVLLANWLYNRARGIKPLAKELEALAAIMGGAKE; encoded by the coding sequence ATGACTGACTCCGCGCTTTCTTCCGGCGGCTATGTGTTCAAGCCGCATGAGCGGCCTTTCCTGGCAGGCTCTCCCGCCACGCCGGATCATCCGACGGCGCGCAAGGTGGGCTATCTGCTGATCGGAATATATCTTGCCGTGCTGGGCGGTTTCCAGAACGGCCTGCTGCTGGCCAATCTCACCGGGCTGCAGGGGCATCTCGCGCTCACCACGGTGGAATCGGGCTGGGTCACGGTCGCTTACAACATGACCAATGCACTGATGAGCATATTGCTGTTCAAACTTCGCCAGCAGTTCGGCATCCAGCGTTTTGTCCGTATCGCCATGGGCACGCTGCTGCTGGCCAACTTCGTGCAACTGTTCGACGCAGGCTACGAGATCGAGCTGGTCTCGCGCGGGATTTCCGGCATCGCCGCCAGTGGCCTGACGACGCTGGGCATCTATTACCTGATGCAGGGGCTGCCGTCGAAGGCGCGGATCGCGGGCGTCCTGATTGGCCTTGGTCTGTCGCAAATTGCCCTGCCGCTGGCGCGCGCCATCTCACCCGCACTGGTTGCCGGGGGCGACATCACCCACCTGTTCGACCTGCAATTCGCACTTTCGCTGGTGGCCTTCGGCTCGGTATTCATCCTGCCGCTGCCGCCCGGCGATATCGAGAAGGCTTTCGAGAAGCTGGATCTTGTCACCTTCCCGCTCCTGGCCACCGGGATGGGGCTGCTGTGCGCGTTCCTCGTGCAGGGCCGCATCCAGTGGTGGAGCACCCCGTGGCTGGGATGGGCGCTGGCGGGCGCCATGGTGATGATCGGCGCCGCATTCCTGATCGAACATAACCGCGCCAATCCCATGCTGCATACCCGCTGGATGACGAGCAAGAACATCCTCATCTTTGCCGTTACCGGCGCCCTGATGCGGGTTTTGCTGTCCGAACAGGGTTTTGGAGCTGGCGGCCTGCTGGCCACAGTCGGCATGATAAACGATCAACTGGTGACCTATTACTGGATCATCACCGGCGCGACGTTGCTTGGCCTTGTGGTGCTGATCGTGCGACTGGATGTCAGTGATCTGCAACGCCCATCGCTGGTGGCGCTGGCGCTGATAGCCGTGGCGGCTTTCATCGATACGCGCGCCGGCCTGCTGTCGCGCCCGGAGAATTTCTACTGGACGCAGGCGATGATGGCCTTTGCCGCGATCTACTTCATCGGATCGGCCATGATGGAAGGGTTGCTGCGCGCACTGGCACGGGGGATGGACTATATCATCAGCTTCATTGCCGTGTTCTCGCTTTCGCAAACACTGGGCGGGCTGGCCGGTGTTGCCGGGCTGGCCGCGTTCCAGACCATTCGGACAAAAGTGCATCTGATGGAAATCGGGCGGGAATTATCGCTGACCGATCCCGCCGTTGCGCAGGCCATCCAGCAGCGTGCTGCCGCCTATAACGCCACCATGGCCGATCCGGTGCTGCGGCAGGCCAGCGGCGCCGGGCAACTGATCCAGCAGGCGGGGCGCGACGCGGCGATCCTTGCCTTCAACGACATGTTTTTCCTCATTGGTGTGATTGCGTCCATCGCCTTTGCAGTGCTCCTTGCGAACTGGCTCTACAACCGTGCGCGCGGGATCAAGCCCCTGGCCAAGGAACTTGAGGCGCTTGCAGCGATCATGGGCGGAGCAAAAGAATGA
- a CDS encoding tyrosine-type recombinase/integrase has protein sequence MTALAPHLSIYLREHLPRERAVSPHTVKTYANCFVLLVQFAADRLKRRPTDLEIEDLDTDMIMAFLDHVENGRGSCVRTRNGRLAAIRSFFRYIEYRIPACLDQALRVRSIPTKKTDKALIDYLDRAEIKALLDAPDPRTRLGTRDRAMLHLAYAGGLRVSELVTLQLRDFPDRFLSTVHIMGKGRRERVLPLWKETQFALRAWLAIRPDAQAAEIFLNASGQPMTRDGFAFRLAEHVKRAAEKQPSILGKRVTPHVLRHSCAMHTLAATGDIRKVALWLGHASIQSTETYLRADPEEKLQILASHGAPAIRPGRFKPQSDDLLSMLQEIRAGGHVKI, from the coding sequence ATGACGGCACTCGCTCCGCATCTCTCGATCTACCTGCGTGAACATCTGCCGCGCGAACGTGCTGTCAGTCCGCACACGGTGAAGACCTATGCCAACTGCTTTGTCCTCCTGGTCCAGTTCGCTGCCGATCGGCTGAAGCGTCGGCCGACCGATCTCGAGATCGAGGATCTCGACACCGACATGATCATGGCCTTCCTTGACCATGTCGAGAACGGTCGCGGCAGCTGTGTTCGGACCCGCAATGGCAGGCTCGCCGCGATCCGGTCCTTCTTCCGCTACATCGAGTATCGTATTCCGGCCTGCCTGGATCAGGCCCTTCGCGTCAGATCGATCCCTACCAAGAAGACCGACAAGGCGCTGATCGACTACCTCGACCGGGCAGAGATCAAGGCTTTGCTCGACGCCCCGGATCCCCGGACACGCCTTGGCACCCGCGATCGCGCAATGCTGCATCTGGCCTATGCTGGCGGGCTGAGGGTGTCGGAACTCGTAACGCTACAACTGCGCGATTTCCCGGACCGCTTCCTGTCCACCGTGCACATCATGGGCAAGGGACGGCGTGAACGGGTCCTCCCGCTCTGGAAGGAGACTCAGTTCGCATTGCGCGCGTGGCTTGCGATCCGCCCCGATGCGCAAGCTGCCGAGATATTCCTCAATGCCAGCGGGCAACCCATGACCCGCGACGGATTTGCGTTCCGTTTGGCGGAGCACGTCAAGCGCGCGGCAGAGAAGCAGCCGTCGATCCTTGGCAAGCGCGTAACACCGCACGTGCTGCGCCATTCCTGCGCAATGCACACGCTCGCGGCGACCGGGGACATTCGCAAGGTCGCATTATGGCTCGGGCACGCCAGCATCCAGAGCACTGAGACCTATTTGCGCGCTGATCCCGAGGAAAAGCTGCAAATTCTCGCGTCGCACGGCGCCCCTGCCATCAGGCCCGGGCGCTTCAAGCCGCAAAGCGACGATCTACTATCAATGCTTCAGGAAATACGTGCAGGAGGTCATGTCAAAATTTGA
- a CDS encoding HlyD family secretion protein produces the protein MQPDKTPDNGTGTIPGEGGSEAEPTAHETSAEGWAPERSRLKTIFFALAIIAGALAVLYAWQLLPFQADSQTTDNAYVRGQTTVISPQVGGYVTEVLVRDFADVKEGEPLVRIDDRIYRQRVAQGEAGMAAQNASLANAAQSRRSAEAQLRLQEASVANARAQLAKARADIRRVDELVGEGSVSLRERDQTRAALRQAEAGVAQAMAQRDIAREQLRSVDVGQGGLEAQVEGATASRDLAQIDLDNTVIRAPRDGRLSEVSVREGQLVSPGTQMMYLVPEQLWVVANFKEAQTAGIRVGQPATLRIDALGGLELAGTVQSVSPAAGSEFSVIKPDTGAGNFVKVPQRIAVRIRIDPNQEAAARLGPGMSVIATVHTGDR, from the coding sequence ATGCAACCAGACAAAACACCTGATAACGGCACCGGTACAATTCCCGGTGAAGGGGGTTCCGAGGCAGAACCCACGGCGCACGAGACCAGTGCCGAAGGATGGGCCCCGGAGAGATCGCGCCTCAAGACGATCTTCTTTGCCCTTGCCATCATCGCTGGCGCACTGGCCGTGCTCTATGCTTGGCAGTTGCTGCCGTTTCAGGCGGACAGCCAGACGACGGACAATGCCTATGTGCGCGGCCAGACCACTGTCATCAGTCCGCAGGTCGGCGGATATGTCACCGAAGTGCTGGTGCGGGATTTCGCCGATGTAAAAGAGGGCGAACCGCTGGTGCGCATCGATGACAGGATCTACCGGCAACGGGTGGCACAGGGCGAGGCCGGCATGGCAGCGCAGAACGCCAGCCTCGCCAATGCGGCACAGAGCCGGCGCTCGGCTGAGGCGCAGCTGCGCCTGCAAGAGGCCTCCGTCGCCAATGCCCGCGCCCAGCTGGCCAAAGCGCGGGCCGATATACGCCGGGTCGACGAACTGGTCGGCGAAGGATCGGTATCGCTGCGCGAACGCGACCAGACACGGGCTGCCTTGCGTCAGGCAGAGGCGGGTGTGGCGCAGGCCATGGCTCAACGCGACATCGCGCGCGAGCAGCTGCGCTCGGTCGATGTCGGGCAAGGCGGGTTGGAAGCGCAGGTCGAAGGAGCCACCGCATCGCGCGACCTTGCGCAGATCGATCTCGACAACACTGTTATTCGCGCCCCGCGCGATGGCCGTCTGAGCGAGGTTTCGGTGCGTGAAGGGCAGCTCGTCTCGCCCGGCACGCAGATGATGTATCTGGTGCCGGAACAGCTGTGGGTGGTCGCCAATTTCAAGGAAGCCCAAACTGCCGGGATCAGAGTGGGCCAACCAGCCACACTCAGGATCGACGCGCTGGGCGGGCTTGAACTTGCAGGCACGGTGCAGAGCGTCTCGCCCGCTGCGGGTAGCGAATTCAGCGTCATCAAGCCCGATACCGGCGCAGGCAACTTCGTAAAGGTTCCGCAGCGCATCGCAGTGCGTATCCGCATCGATCCGAACCAGGAAGCGGCGGCCAGACTGGGGCCGGGCATGTCGGTGATCGCAACGGTTCACACGGGGGATCGCTGA
- a CDS encoding alpha/beta fold hydrolase, with amino-acid sequence MVVAFRIWMLLALVSLTLAYPAHASNAEAASKEFAECKDAGSHVSLLGTECVRIDVPLDYSMPDAGTVRLFLRKFPAEGASKGQLWLVAGGPGESGASFYPYIETIRAAAPGFDLMVPDHRGTGFSTRLCPAEENPASAAGTVLVGDEWGTCFGALNANADRTRSFTISNAAHDLDLLMSRFDLGTSSYLYGVSYGTQLVLRMLTLAPQDDLDGVILDSLVPLESNNQLDLSHRSAITDRIGRQVLRQCDEVPDCSRYFPDGAERALTEVLKRHDIEKLTGPNPRYRLSALLDFPEARAMLPDVIAGLQAGDPAWLDHAIDQLVSIGSVLQAYPQSGSSIPLVNLISRSENNARPELTAEIIENEAEGYLFASPLPSLLLSGGIPTYEPDANFGKSPENIPPTIVLHGTLDPKTPFDGAREHVAPLEAAGDISLIPVEQAPHFILMSAPEEFQRLLQDFLGKDEGLLPDRKQ; translated from the coding sequence GTGGTCGTCGCCTTTCGGATATGGATGTTATTGGCGTTAGTTTCTCTGACGCTGGCATACCCTGCCCATGCAAGCAATGCTGAAGCGGCTTCAAAGGAGTTCGCCGAATGCAAGGATGCCGGTTCGCACGTCTCGCTACTCGGGACCGAATGCGTTCGTATCGACGTGCCGCTCGACTACTCCATGCCGGACGCCGGAACGGTTCGGCTATTCCTTCGCAAGTTTCCTGCCGAGGGAGCCAGCAAGGGCCAGTTGTGGCTGGTTGCTGGCGGTCCGGGAGAGTCCGGTGCCTCGTTCTATCCATACATCGAGACCATACGTGCGGCGGCCCCGGGCTTCGACCTGATGGTCCCCGATCATCGCGGAACGGGCTTTTCGACAAGGCTCTGTCCGGCAGAGGAGAATCCGGCGAGTGCCGCAGGGACTGTTTTGGTCGGCGACGAATGGGGTACATGCTTTGGTGCGCTCAATGCGAATGCGGACCGGACCAGGTCTTTCACCATCTCGAATGCCGCGCATGACCTTGATCTCTTGATGTCCCGGTTCGACCTTGGCACGAGCTCGTATCTCTACGGCGTCTCATACGGCACTCAACTGGTCCTACGTATGCTCACACTGGCGCCGCAGGATGATCTCGACGGGGTCATTCTCGACTCGCTCGTCCCGCTTGAGAGCAACAATCAGCTAGATTTGAGCCACCGGTCAGCCATCACTGACCGCATTGGCCGGCAAGTGCTGCGCCAATGCGACGAAGTACCCGATTGCAGCCGGTATTTCCCCGATGGAGCCGAGCGGGCTCTCACTGAAGTTCTCAAGCGTCACGATATCGAGAAACTGACTGGCCCGAATCCAAGATACAGGCTGTCTGCTCTGCTCGATTTTCCCGAAGCACGAGCGATGCTTCCCGATGTTATCGCGGGATTGCAGGCAGGCGATCCTGCGTGGCTGGACCATGCCATAGACCAGCTGGTAAGCATCGGTTCCGTTCTCCAAGCCTATCCGCAAAGCGGCTCATCCATTCCACTGGTGAATCTGATCAGTCGCTCGGAGAACAATGCGCGTCCGGAACTGACAGCTGAGATAATCGAGAACGAAGCGGAGGGATATCTCTTCGCCAGTCCCCTGCCGTCACTTCTGCTGTCAGGCGGTATCCCGACCTACGAGCCGGATGCAAACTTCGGGAAAAGCCCTGAAAATATTCCTCCCACAATCGTCCTCCACGGCACGCTCGATCCCAAGACCCCATTTGACGGAGCCCGAGAGCATGTCGCCCCGCTGGAGGCGGCAGGTGACATCTCGCTAATCCCGGTCGAACAGGCGCCTCACTTTATCCTGATGAGCGCGCCGGAAGAATTTCAAAGATTGCTGCAAGACTTTCTCGGCAAGGATGAAGGTTTGTTGCCTGACAGGAAGCAGTGA
- a CDS encoding nitronate monooxygenase family protein, translated as MSFIDQLKLTIPLVQAPMAGVSTPSLAAAVCEEGGLGSIGVGSSDAAAARAMIEELRGRTRRAFNVNLFVHGPASADPDREAAWLEWLAPLFAEFDAEPPTQLHTIYKSFAHDPDMLSVVLDLAPPAVSFHFGLPSADILSALRERGIYLIATATNLDEARAIKAAGIDAIVAQGIEAGGHRGVFDPAAPDPALGTIALTRLLVSELNIPVIASGGIMDGAGIAAVLDLGAVAAQLGTAFIACPESAADDAYRAALNGLGAYHTVLTSLISGRPARAVANRFTAMADRLGERLPPDYPIAYDAGKALHAAAKAKGEHAFGAQWAGQGAPLNRAMSAARLVQTLRAELQQSRSIHTDLEH; from the coding sequence ATGTCTTTCATCGATCAGCTCAAACTCACAATACCGTTAGTCCAGGCCCCCATGGCCGGCGTCTCCACTCCTTCGCTGGCTGCTGCCGTGTGTGAAGAGGGTGGGCTTGGATCCATTGGGGTGGGATCAAGTGACGCCGCGGCTGCGCGAGCGATGATTGAGGAATTACGCGGCCGCACCCGCCGGGCCTTCAATGTCAACCTGTTCGTCCATGGTCCTGCCAGCGCGGATCCGGATCGGGAGGCGGCTTGGCTCGAATGGCTCGCTCCGCTGTTCGCGGAATTCGATGCCGAGCCACCAACACAGTTGCATACAATCTACAAAAGCTTTGCCCACGATCCCGACATGTTGTCGGTGGTGCTGGACCTGGCGCCCCCTGCTGTCAGCTTCCACTTCGGCCTGCCCTCCGCTGACATTTTGTCGGCATTGCGCGAGCGAGGTATTTATCTGATCGCCACGGCAACCAACCTTGATGAGGCTCGGGCCATCAAGGCCGCGGGAATCGACGCCATCGTCGCACAAGGCATCGAGGCGGGCGGCCACCGAGGTGTCTTCGACCCTGCCGCACCAGATCCAGCGTTGGGCACCATTGCCTTGACCCGATTGCTGGTTAGCGAATTGAATATCCCTGTCATTGCGTCCGGTGGGATTATGGACGGCGCCGGTATCGCGGCAGTGCTCGATCTTGGCGCTGTCGCGGCGCAACTCGGCACTGCGTTTATCGCATGCCCGGAATCGGCTGCGGACGATGCCTATCGTGCGGCGCTGAACGGCTTGGGAGCGTATCACACTGTACTGACATCGCTTATATCAGGCCGTCCTGCGCGAGCGGTCGCCAATCGGTTCACGGCCATGGCGGATCGGCTGGGGGAGCGGCTTCCACCGGATTATCCGATAGCCTACGATGCCGGAAAAGCACTTCACGCTGCAGCCAAGGCAAAAGGCGAGCATGCCTTTGGTGCGCAATGGGCCGGCCAGGGTGCGCCGCTCAATCGTGCTATGTCGGCCGCCAGACTGGTTCAGACGCTGCGAGCCGAACTCCAGCAGAGCCGATCGATACATACGGATCTAGAGCATTAA
- a CDS encoding strawberry notch-like NTP hydrolase domain-containing protein, whose product MSHANTAFAFSDTAELQVLAAARALAVLLAADQAISRRTVNATMADHFGGSDAEGRWSVRDAHAALELAQVLFLAQATEFSLAMPSSAADEAFTRLERLVPTQSNRSDEQIEWQQFATPPRLAWMAAKACAISANELVLEPSAGTGMLGVWAAKATARLALNEISPLRRECLGAVFPEATVTGIDGELVDELLTPDVGPSVVLMNPPFSHSIERGHDSRTCDRHLRSAWKRLLPGGRLVAVMPEWFELPKFLAGIAGPVALRLNATIERGFIKQGTSISTRLLVLDKAEDGTSPIIAQPADFAELHLLIDMLPDRVSLPAEPSIGTKPALPLRLAAGKKNPVPLSARPAATAPSILPLAFTPREAPAPIENQVGHYLPYRPSRISIADAVPHPTPLVESVAMGSITAPVPEVVPQLPSSIIAGGVLSAAQAETLIYAASAHARDLPGRFEPDDKGCALKPSAEGHAYRMGYFLGDGTGAGKGRQVASVILDRWVRGERRHIWISKNEALLEDARRDWSALGGLPIDVQPLGQWKLGVPIGMREGILFVTYPTLRSGRGDATRLEQILEWAGEDFVGLIVFDEAHAMANAAGGEGSRGKVKGSEQGIAGVRIQNLLPRARVLYASATGASDVNNLAYATRLGLWGPETAFANREAFVADIRDGGIAAMELVARDLKSLGLYAARALSFAGVEYEILEHCLTPDQVAVYDAYADAWAIIHANLREALEATRIVDTDSGDTLNSGAKSAALSVFEGTKQRFFAQLLLSTKLPSLLPAIDTALADGNAVVVQLVSTAEAMLNRRLADLSDAEREALEIDLSPREYV is encoded by the coding sequence ATGTCACACGCAAATACTGCTTTCGCATTCTCCGATACCGCCGAGCTGCAAGTATTGGCGGCGGCGAGGGCGCTAGCTGTACTACTCGCTGCCGATCAAGCCATCTCACGGCGTACAGTGAACGCAACAATGGCCGATCACTTCGGCGGTAGCGACGCCGAAGGACGCTGGTCCGTACGCGATGCCCATGCCGCGCTTGAATTGGCGCAGGTGCTGTTTCTTGCGCAGGCAACTGAATTCTCTCTCGCGATGCCATCCAGCGCTGCCGATGAGGCTTTCACGCGCCTTGAACGTCTGGTCCCGACCCAGTCCAACCGGAGCGATGAGCAGATCGAGTGGCAACAATTCGCGACGCCGCCCCGTCTGGCCTGGATGGCTGCAAAGGCATGCGCGATTTCTGCCAATGAACTGGTTCTCGAACCGTCGGCCGGGACCGGCATGCTGGGCGTATGGGCTGCAAAGGCAACTGCGCGTCTTGCTCTCAACGAGATATCGCCGCTGCGCCGCGAATGCCTGGGCGCCGTGTTTCCGGAAGCGACAGTTACGGGAATTGACGGGGAACTGGTCGACGAACTTCTCACCCCCGACGTGGGTCCGAGCGTGGTGCTGATGAACCCGCCTTTTTCACACAGTATCGAGAGGGGCCACGATAGCCGTACTTGCGATCGGCACTTGCGTTCTGCCTGGAAGCGTCTTCTGCCAGGTGGCCGCCTGGTCGCAGTGATGCCCGAGTGGTTCGAGCTTCCGAAGTTCCTCGCCGGGATCGCCGGTCCCGTCGCGCTCCGCCTCAACGCGACAATCGAGCGCGGTTTCATCAAGCAGGGCACATCAATCTCAACCCGGCTGCTGGTACTCGACAAGGCTGAGGATGGTACCAGCCCGATCATTGCCCAGCCGGCAGATTTTGCCGAGCTTCATTTGCTGATCGATATGCTGCCTGACCGGGTAAGCCTGCCCGCCGAACCCAGCATCGGCACCAAGCCAGCCTTGCCGCTGCGACTGGCGGCGGGAAAGAAGAACCCGGTTCCGCTTAGCGCCCGTCCAGCCGCTACGGCGCCGTCGATCCTGCCGCTTGCATTTACGCCGCGCGAAGCACCTGCGCCGATCGAGAATCAGGTTGGGCATTATTTGCCTTACCGACCGAGCCGGATCTCAATTGCAGATGCTGTCCCGCATCCGACCCCGCTGGTCGAATCCGTCGCGATGGGTTCGATCACCGCACCCGTGCCCGAAGTGGTGCCTCAGCTTCCTTCGAGCATCATTGCTGGAGGCGTCTTATCCGCTGCACAGGCCGAGACCCTGATCTATGCCGCAAGCGCGCATGCCCGCGATCTGCCGGGCCGGTTTGAGCCCGACGACAAAGGTTGCGCCTTGAAGCCGAGCGCCGAGGGGCACGCCTACCGCATGGGCTACTTTCTTGGTGACGGAACTGGCGCAGGCAAAGGCCGGCAAGTCGCATCTGTCATCCTCGACCGGTGGGTGAGGGGCGAGCGGCGCCACATCTGGATTTCCAAAAACGAAGCTTTGCTCGAAGACGCCCGCCGCGATTGGAGCGCGCTCGGCGGCCTTCCCATCGACGTTCAGCCCCTTGGTCAATGGAAGCTCGGTGTCCCGATCGGGATGCGCGAAGGCATACTCTTCGTGACTTATCCCACACTACGCTCGGGACGCGGCGACGCGACCCGGCTCGAGCAGATTCTCGAATGGGCAGGGGAGGATTTCGTCGGGCTCATCGTCTTTGACGAAGCCCATGCGATGGCCAACGCCGCTGGCGGGGAAGGCTCACGTGGTAAGGTCAAAGGATCGGAACAGGGCATTGCCGGTGTTCGCATCCAGAATCTGCTGCCGCGCGCCCGCGTGCTCTACGCTTCGGCGACTGGGGCATCCGACGTCAATAATCTCGCCTATGCCACCCGTCTTGGCCTGTGGGGTCCCGAAACGGCTTTTGCCAATCGCGAAGCCTTTGTCGCAGATATCCGTGATGGCGGTATCGCTGCAATGGAACTGGTCGCCCGTGATCTGAAGTCTCTGGGGCTTTACGCGGCGAGGGCACTTTCATTTGCCGGGGTTGAGTACGAGATTCTGGAGCATTGCCTGACCCCCGACCAGGTAGCGGTTTATGACGCCTATGCAGACGCCTGGGCAATCATTCATGCCAATTTGCGGGAGGCGCTCGAGGCAACCCGGATCGTCGACACTGACAGTGGCGATACCCTCAATTCAGGTGCCAAATCGGCTGCGCTTTCGGTATTTGAAGGCACCAAGCAGCGCTTCTTCGCGCAGCTCCTTCTATCGACGAAGCTGCCGAGCCTGCTGCCTGCGATTGATACGGCGCTTGCCGACGGCAACGCGGTTGTGGTGCAACTTGTCTCGACCGCCGAAGCCATGCTCAACCGCCGCCTCGCCGATCTCTCCGATGCAGAGCGTGAAGCGCTCGAAATCGATCTCTCCCCCCGAGAATATGTGTAA